ATGGTAGGCTTGCTGATTGGTACGAAGAAGAATGCGGCCGGTTTCCGTCTTCACACTCCCGGCGGAGAGGTCGACGGAAGACCTGCGAATGGCCCGGGTGATCTGGTCGAAGCTCAGTCCATATTGCCGCAAGGTAGATTCTGAGACTTCTATAGCGATCTCGTAGGGTCGGACCGCTTTAAGAGTTACGATGGAAATATTTGGCAGATTCGAAATCTCGTCCCTCAACTGTTCGCCGAGAAGCTTGTTATCTTTTTCAGTGAGGTTTCCCGAGAGAACGATGGTGATGACTCTTTGAAGAACATTGCGGAGACTAATCTGTGGTCGCTCCGCTTCGGGTGGAAACGTTCGAATGGTGGAGACGCGGTTGGTGACTTCATCTAGTTTTTCGCTCAAGTTGTATCCGTCTTCAATTTCAAGCGTTACCGTCCCTCTGCCTGAGTTGGCTCGTGCGGTCAGCTCCTTAATCCCCTCAATATCAAACAGAGCTTCTTCAAGACGCGTCACAATAGCTTGTTCAACTTCCCCCGGCGTAGATCCCCGATAGGTGACCGACACATTGATCTCTCGAAACTCCCGGTCTGGGTACTCTTGCAGAATGATTTCGTTTCCACCCCAGATGCCTCCAGCTACAATACCAACCATAAGCAGGTTGGCGGCCACCCCGTTGCGGGTAAACCAGGAGATCAGTGAATGCATGGAGAAGAGTGGGTCGGTTCGGGAGTGCGGATTTATTTAGTGCGGCTTCGGCATTTGGACATACTTACTGTTCCGGAGCCAGAAGTTCGAGGCCTGAAATCATTAAGTTGGCTTCCTGAGAATCGGTGGAGCACCACCATTGTAACAATTCTTTTCCGGCAGGATTGCTACTGCGAAGGCTCTTCCCCCAGAATTGAAACGCGGAGATCGGTATCTCCAGTTCAAATGGTCCCGTGACGTTTTTTTCAACATAGTATCTCCCTCCACTCGGAAGGCCAGAATCCAGGGCACAGAACCCAACCATGATCTGTGTAGGTGTTTGCACTTCTCCTTTTATTATAAACCGCGCACCTTCGGCTAAATAGGTCGGACCGGCTTGGCTTAGTAGGACTGAAAGGGATGCCATATACGTCAATCCTGCTCTGGTAGCTGGATCCCGTTTCACGCGTGTGGCGTACAGGCGACCACTGTCTTCCAAAAGATCAGTCGCTCGAGATTCCAGAAATCGACGTGCTTCCTCCTCTGTCATTTCTCCTTTGTCTCTTGCTTCCCGAACTTCCTCCCGTAGCGCATGCATTTCTGGCTTCCACCGTCCGCCAGTGACGTCTTTGGGGAGGTTGGATTTCCAAAACACCACCGGTCGCGTCTGAGGTATCACGGTTAACGAATCATTTGTTTCGGTAGTACTTAAAACATGATGCATAGCGGGAACGTCGACTTGGGTTCCGTCTGCGCTGCGAGTGAGTCGCACGAGACCATTCTTTACCAGGAGGTTGGTCTGCGAGTGGTTGACCAGTACTTTGAAGAGCGTGCCGAGGACTTTCAGATCTGCTTCTGGTGTATGAACCACCAGAGGATGTTCTTGGGGTTGTCGGTTGGCAAAAATCCAGGCGTTACCATAGCGCAAACGAAGTATCTTTTGTGGGTTTGCAGTTATGGAAATTGAGGTTTTACCCCAAACCCGAATCCAAGTGCCGTCGTGAAACGTTAGTTTCGCCATCCC
This genomic stretch from Opitutia bacterium ISCC 52 harbors:
- a CDS encoding FecR family protein; its protein translation is MNHDRFEELLGRLVDDELTTEEQAELIQLVEEDPARLDEIRNQLELSELIALSEDELKAPESFLNSLQERIENDPFVTGVHTLIHSGKRLRKKTSVLPWMIAVAAVFALLVTSLFFFQSTQEPVIAELTEVEGSFQWIDPNGLVIGTLEEGQSFTSGTLESLAPDGMAKLTFHDGTWIRVWGKTSISITANPQKILRLRYGNAWIFANRQPQEHPLVVHTPEADLKVLGTLFKVLVNHSQTNLLVKNGLVRLTRSADGTQVDVPAMHHVLSTTETNDSLTVIPQTRPVVFWKSNLPKDVTGGRWKPEMHALREEVREARDKGEMTEEEARRFLESRATDLLEDSGRLYATRVKRDPATRAGLTYMASLSVLLSQAGPTYLAEGARFIIKGEVQTPTQIMVGFCALDSGLPSGGRYYVEKNVTGPFELEIPISAFQFWGKSLRSSNPAGKELLQWWCSTDSQEANLMISGLELLAPEQ